A window from Patescibacteria group bacterium encodes these proteins:
- a CDS encoding co-chaperone GroES → MKVKPLNDHVLVKATPKTEVTKSGIVIPETVEKERPEQGEVLAIGPGKLLEDGKRAPMSVKVGDQIMFKKYGPDEVKIDGQTLLILDESDIIAIME, encoded by the coding sequence ATGAAAGTCAAACCGCTGAATGACCACGTGCTGGTCAAAGCCACGCCGAAGACCGAGGTCACCAAGTCCGGCATCGTTATTCCGGAGACAGTCGAAAAAGAACGGCCGGAGCAGGGCGAGGTGCTCGCGATCGGACCCGGCAAACTGCTCGAAGACGGCAAGCGCGCTCCGATGAGCGTCAAGGTCGGCGACCAGATCATGTTCAAGAAGTATGGTCCGGACGAAGTGAAGATCGACGGCCAGACGCTGCTCATCCTCGACGAATCCGACATCATCGCCATCATGGAATAG
- a CDS encoding O-antigen ligase family protein, producing the protein MNLRRSVQLIFATLVFLAPFGTRYIWSRGAIAGFPVEAGTISLFATQILAVVFVFAAFALAARERRLGRLAGPAAAAAAALPLAALLASVISGPVSGWNLLAVSWIALGALVLCGIRLVEAPFLTVAAAFVASAAVQAALAAAQFFTQSAVSAKWFGMAPHEAAVAGSYVVETASGRWLRAYGSLAHPNILGFFLAVGIFFAVGLLLTLPAGSRARRLAAASLPLLAAGIFCSLSRSAVLALAAGFVVLLIWSVRFSKPSFSAVFRSALAVTAVLLLFGSIFNAVVFTRLSGSGRLEARSFNDRRSQLQDAAEIIADHPLMGVGLGEMPLALERDHGDGRPGWGYEPVHNVYLLSLAEIGLLGLIAWLSTLALALHSSMTAAARGSAPAAVIAAGLAAVIVASCFDHYLWSSWFGQLQFWLLCGLAWSFGRNDPAPLDV; encoded by the coding sequence ATGAATTTGCGCCGTTCCGTCCAATTGATCTTCGCGACGCTCGTGTTCCTGGCGCCGTTCGGCACCCGTTACATCTGGAGCCGCGGCGCGATCGCCGGGTTCCCGGTCGAGGCCGGGACCATCAGCCTTTTCGCGACGCAGATCCTCGCGGTCGTTTTCGTCTTCGCGGCTTTCGCTCTGGCGGCGCGGGAGCGGCGGCTTGGTCGGCTCGCTGGTCCGGCGGCCGCAGCGGCCGCGGCTTTGCCGCTCGCGGCCCTGCTGGCCTCCGTCATTTCCGGGCCGGTTTCCGGCTGGAATCTGCTCGCCGTCTCCTGGATCGCGCTCGGTGCGCTGGTCTTGTGCGGCATCAGGCTGGTCGAAGCGCCTTTCCTGACCGTCGCCGCGGCGTTCGTCGCTTCGGCTGCAGTCCAGGCCGCGCTCGCGGCGGCGCAATTCTTCACTCAGTCGGCTGTCAGCGCCAAATGGTTCGGCATGGCGCCGCATGAAGCCGCGGTCGCCGGTTCCTACGTCGTCGAGACCGCCTCGGGCCGCTGGCTGCGCGCTTACGGATCACTGGCGCATCCGAACATCCTCGGATTCTTTCTGGCCGTCGGGATCTTTTTCGCCGTCGGCCTGCTCCTGACCTTGCCAGCTGGCAGCCGCGCCCGCCGTTTGGCCGCGGCGTCCCTGCCGCTCCTCGCGGCCGGCATCTTCTGCTCGCTTTCCAGGAGCGCCGTCCTGGCCCTGGCCGCCGGTTTCGTCGTTTTGTTGATCTGGTCGGTCCGGTTTTCCAAGCCGTCATTCTCCGCGGTTTTCCGTTCGGCTCTGGCCGTGACCGCGGTCTTGCTGCTCTTCGGCAGCATTTTCAACGCGGTCGTCTTCACGCGGCTCAGCGGCTCCGGCCGCCTGGAAGCCCGATCGTTCAATGATCGGCGCAGCCAGCTCCAGGATGCCGCCGAGATCATCGCCGACCATCCGCTCATGGGCGTCGGCCTGGGCGAAATGCCGCTCGCACTCGAACGCGACCATGGCGATGGCCGCCCGGGCTGGGGTTATGAGCCGGTCCATAACGTGTATCTGCTCAGTCTGGCGGAGATCGGACTGCTTGGACTGATCGCCTGGCTCAGTACGCTGGCCCTGGCCCTCCACAGTTCCATGACCGCGGCCGCGCGCGGTTCGGCTCCGGCGGCCGTCATCGCCGCCGGCCTCGCGGCGGTCATCGTCGCATCCTGCTTCGATCATTATCTTTGGAGTTCGTGGTTCGGACAGCTGCAGTTCTGGCTGCTGTGCGGTCTGGCCTGGAGCTTCGGCCGCAACGACCCCGCGCCGCTTGACGTTTAG
- a CDS encoding deaminase yields MPGIIYPYLPEGRSICYVGPDRLFMALAKVYAQRHSLDRVMPNAAVLVKGSRIIGIGANGSDYHDLHGCRRVELKCRSGEGYELCDGCHPRNHGEAKALQSAHSHGHDPRGADLYLWGHWWCCEPCWKLMEAAGIRDVCLLQDSETLFNREHPDNIVDRQFI; encoded by the coding sequence ATGCCGGGAATCATTTATCCTTATCTGCCCGAAGGCCGCTCCATCTGCTACGTCGGTCCGGATCGGTTGTTCATGGCCCTGGCCAAAGTGTACGCCCAGCGGCATTCGCTGGACCGGGTCATGCCGAACGCCGCGGTTCTCGTCAAAGGCAGCCGGATCATCGGCATCGGCGCCAACGGCAGCGATTACCATGATCTCCATGGCTGCCGCCGGGTGGAGTTGAAGTGCCGCAGCGGCGAAGGCTACGAGCTGTGCGACGGCTGCCACCCCCGGAATCATGGCGAAGCGAAAGCTCTCCAGAGCGCGCACAGCCACGGACATGATCCGCGCGGCGCGGACCTGTACCTGTGGGGCCACTGGTGGTGCTGCGAACCTTGCTGGAAGCTGATGGAGGCCGCCGGCATCCGGGACGTCTGCCTGCTGCAGGACAGCGAGACCCTGTTCAATCGCGAACATCCCGACAACATCGTCGACCGGCAGTTCATCTGA
- a CDS encoding PRC-barrel domain-containing protein — MRLRDNELRGLPVFSRDGSRIGKLKALVIDSESHTVAQYVVAKSRSLSALLPQELLVHPTQVISLDDEKMVVKDEFIAVEAAEAVALRGAEAAVPSASQSVRS; from the coding sequence ATGAGACTCCGTGATAACGAGCTGCGCGGCCTGCCGGTCTTTTCCCGGGACGGGAGCCGGATCGGCAAACTGAAAGCGCTGGTCATTGATTCGGAGAGCCACACTGTGGCGCAGTACGTCGTCGCCAAGTCACGTTCGCTCTCGGCGCTGCTGCCGCAGGAACTGCTGGTCCATCCCACCCAGGTCATTTCGCTCGACGATGAGAAGATGGTGGTCAAGGACGAGTTCATTGCCGTCGAGGCGGCCGAAGCTGTGGCCTTGCGCGGTGCCGAAGCGGCCGTGCCGAGCGCGAGTCAATCGGTCAGGTCGTAG
- a CDS encoding YidC/Oxa1 family membrane protein insertase: MSEIFHEVFYRPIFNLLIFLYDIIPGSDIGIAIILLTIVIKAALWPLSQKALRSQKALNNIQPKMEALKKEYANDKDKLAKELMALYSKEKVNPMSSCLPTLVQLPVFIALYQSLGRGLQSSGFEALYGFVANPGKIEPFIFGVVDLSVANPYLAVAAGIATYFQAKMMITKQPPKSVPGAKDEEMLSMMNKQMLYMMPLLTVFISWKLPGGLSLYWFVMTALTIVQQYYALRPKPPAAVAEKI; encoded by the coding sequence ATGAGTGAAATTTTCCACGAAGTCTTCTATCGGCCGATCTTCAACCTGCTGATCTTCCTGTACGACATCATCCCCGGTTCTGACATCGGCATCGCCATCATCCTGCTCACGATCGTCATCAAAGCTGCGTTGTGGCCGCTGTCCCAGAAAGCGCTGCGTTCGCAGAAAGCGCTGAATAACATCCAGCCGAAGATGGAGGCTCTGAAGAAGGAATACGCCAACGACAAGGACAAGCTCGCCAAGGAGCTCATGGCGCTGTATTCCAAGGAGAAGGTCAATCCGATGTCGTCCTGCTTGCCGACCCTGGTGCAGCTGCCGGTCTTCATCGCCTTGTACCAGTCGCTGGGCCGCGGCCTGCAGTCCAGCGGTTTCGAAGCCTTGTACGGTTTCGTCGCGAATCCCGGCAAGATCGAGCCGTTCATCTTCGGCGTGGTGGATCTTTCCGTCGCGAATCCGTATCTCGCCGTGGCGGCCGGCATCGCCACCTACTTTCAGGCGAAGATGATGATCACCAAGCAGCCGCCGAAGAGCGTTCCGGGCGCCAAGGACGAGGAGATGCTCTCCATGATGAACAAACAGATGCTGTACATGATGCCGCTGCTCACGGTCTTCATCAGCTGGAAACTTCCGGGCGGCCTCTCATTGTACTGGTTCGTCATGACCGCGCTCACCATCGTTCAGCAATACTACGCCCTGCGGCCCAAGCCGCCGGCCGCGGTCGCGGAAAAGATCTGA
- the nusA gene encoding transcription termination factor NusA, with the protein MPSPIMQAIKQISDEKNISADSVIETIEAALAAAYRKDFGEKDQNLKVKFDPESGSFDVFDVKTVVEDQELPEETEAEEEPAREKRRPGAAAPVESAAPGTELASSEEEVKRFNPKTEIMITEARKTLKKGAEIGEEIRTQLDVPAAFGRMAAQTAKQVITQKLREAERSKLFNEFKDKQNELITASVQRREGRIVFIDIGRSTAVMPPEEQIPTERYAPGDRIKVLITDVRLTSRGPEVVVSRAHPEIIRKLFTVEIPEVAAGVVEIKDIAREAGSRSKVAVSSTQDNVDPIGSCIGQRGTRIQTIIGELGGEKIDIIQYDEDAVKFITNALSPAKVVEIALDEDFRAADVIVNDDQLSLAIGKGGQNVRLASKLTGWKINIRSLAEVEGQVIATEAPAAETEAAEPAVEAEKTADDSEAAEEAA; encoded by the coding sequence ATGCCGTCACCGATAATGCAGGCCATCAAGCAGATCAGCGACGAGAAGAATATTTCCGCGGATTCGGTCATCGAGACCATCGAGGCCGCTTTGGCCGCCGCGTACCGCAAAGATTTCGGCGAGAAGGACCAGAACCTCAAGGTCAAGTTCGATCCTGAGTCCGGCAGTTTTGACGTGTTCGACGTCAAGACCGTGGTCGAGGATCAGGAATTGCCCGAAGAGACCGAGGCCGAGGAAGAGCCCGCGAGGGAGAAGCGGCGTCCTGGCGCTGCCGCTCCGGTCGAGTCGGCCGCGCCGGGAACCGAACTCGCGTCCAGCGAGGAAGAGGTCAAGCGTTTCAACCCGAAGACTGAGATCATGATCACCGAGGCCCGCAAGACCCTGAAGAAAGGCGCGGAGATCGGCGAGGAGATCCGCACCCAGCTCGACGTGCCGGCCGCGTTCGGCCGCATGGCCGCGCAGACCGCCAAGCAGGTCATCACCCAGAAGCTCCGCGAGGCCGAGCGCTCCAAGCTATTTAACGAATTCAAGGACAAGCAGAACGAACTCATCACCGCTTCGGTCCAGCGCCGCGAGGGCCGGATCGTGTTCATCGACATCGGCCGCTCGACGGCCGTCATGCCGCCCGAGGAACAGATCCCGACCGAGCGCTACGCTCCCGGCGATCGCATCAAAGTGCTCATCACCGACGTTCGCCTGACTTCCCGCGGCCCCGAGGTCGTCGTGTCCCGCGCCCATCCGGAGATCATCCGCAAACTCTTCACGGTCGAGATCCCCGAGGTCGCGGCCGGCGTGGTCGAGATCAAAGACATCGCCCGCGAGGCCGGCTCCCGCTCGAAGGTCGCCGTCTCTTCGACGCAGGATAACGTCGATCCGATCGGCTCCTGCATCGGCCAGCGCGGCACGCGCATCCAGACCATCATCGGCGAGCTGGGCGGCGAGAAGATCGACATCATCCAGTATGACGAGGACGCGGTGAAGTTCATCACCAACGCCCTGTCGCCGGCCAAGGTCGTGGAGATCGCGCTCGACGAGGATTTCCGCGCGGCCGACGTCATCGTGAACGACGACCAGCTCTCGCTCGCCATCGGCAAGGGCGGCCAGAACGTGCGTCTGGCTTCGAAACTGACCGGTTGGAAGATCAACATCCGTTCGCTGGCCGAGGTCGAGGGGCAGGTCATCGCGACCGAGGCACCAGCGGCCGAGACCGAAGCCGCCGAACCAGCAGTCGAGGCTGAAAAGACCGCTGACGATTCCGAAGCGGCCGAGGAGGCGGCCTAA